In Nitrosococcus oceani ATCC 19707, the following proteins share a genomic window:
- a CDS encoding arylesterase → MNAINCIWALTRYSLLGTILIVGVACSSGGSPELSKLPPNGIILAFGDSLTYGTGAGGSQYSYPSILAEKIDRQVINEGVPGELSGEGVARLSQMLDQYQPHLVILCHGGNDLLRQRTDSQIAVNLREMVELVQERGIEIVLLAVPRPALLFMEPAGFYAEIAGEYQIPIDSETLLNLEKNPAVKSDQIHLNREGYRLLAEAVFRLLRSSGAL, encoded by the coding sequence ATGAATGCTATAAACTGTATCTGGGCATTGACTAGATATAGTCTCCTAGGGACAATATTAATTGTAGGTGTTGCCTGTTCTTCTGGCGGCTCTCCCGAGCTATCGAAGTTACCTCCTAATGGAATTATCCTAGCTTTTGGGGACAGCCTTACCTATGGTACGGGGGCAGGGGGTTCCCAATATAGCTACCCGAGCATTCTTGCAGAAAAGATAGATAGGCAAGTCATCAATGAGGGTGTGCCTGGAGAGTTAAGCGGGGAAGGCGTGGCTCGCCTATCCCAGATGTTGGATCAATACCAACCCCACCTTGTCATATTATGCCATGGAGGAAATGATCTCCTGCGTCAACGGACTGATAGCCAAATCGCGGTTAATCTCCGGGAGATGGTGGAACTTGTTCAGGAACGAGGCATTGAAATTGTCCTATTGGCGGTGCCCCGGCCTGCGCTACTTTTTATGGAACCCGCCGGTTTTTACGCTGAGATTGCAGGGGAATATCAAATTCCCATCGATAGTGAAACGCTTTTAAATTTGGAGAAAAATCCTGCTGTTAAGTCTGATCAAATTCATCTTAACCGCGAAGGTTACCGCCTGTTAGCGGAAGCGGTTTTCCGTTTGCTGCGCAGCTCGGGCGCCCTTTAA
- a CDS encoding retropepsin-like aspartic protease family protein, protein MVKSLNLRWFTGFILAGYLVLGVLGPLQGAAGDDPELLPGRTLLEELEGLSAEHGILIEGLEKTSTAPARFAHGSLREQLRQLLFDFNYVLVQSPGGGIEKIFILNQKKAAPEPPEYPERIVLNTLRNGDHHVVQVLLQGPSRATIEVSLLVDTGASLVVLPTSMLSELGFSPDELESQEIATANGRIHAKIGQLDSFQIGSERMHAVNAAFIEDSLLGSNGLLGMNVLGRYLVTIDDQQNLITLIRQR, encoded by the coding sequence ATGGTGAAGTCGCTCAATCTCCGATGGTTTACCGGTTTCATACTGGCAGGCTATCTGGTATTGGGGGTTCTAGGCCCGCTCCAGGGGGCGGCGGGCGATGATCCGGAGTTGCTGCCGGGCAGGACGCTGTTAGAAGAACTTGAGGGCCTATCTGCAGAGCACGGTATCCTTATCGAAGGTCTGGAGAAAACAAGCACCGCTCCAGCTCGTTTCGCCCACGGCTCACTACGGGAGCAGTTGCGGCAGCTGCTTTTTGATTTTAATTATGTTTTAGTGCAATCTCCTGGGGGGGGCATTGAAAAAATATTTATTCTGAATCAGAAAAAGGCAGCTCCAGAACCACCAGAATATCCAGAACGTATCGTCTTGAATACCCTACGAAACGGCGATCATCATGTTGTCCAGGTCCTTCTCCAAGGGCCGAGCCGGGCTACCATAGAAGTGTCTTTGTTAGTTGACACCGGCGCCTCCTTGGTGGTGCTTCCTACCTCCATGCTCTCTGAATTGGGATTTTCCCCTGACGAGCTTGAAAGTCAGGAAATAGCGACCGCTAATGGCCGGATTCATGCAAAAATTGGCCAACTGGACTCTTTCCAAATAGGTTCAGAACGGATGCATGCTGTTAACGCGGCTTTTATAGAAGATAGCCTCCTTGGTTCTAATGGCCTTTTAGGCATGAATGTCCTGGGCCGTTAC
- a CDS encoding alpha/beta fold hydrolase, giving the protein MTHLSNQHVILKDGRRLGYAEYGDLQGEPLFYCHGFPASRLEAKIIDAPARKNRWRIIAIDRPGYGLSDFKPKRRILDWPDDVAELAYILGISSFSLLGMSGGGPYALACAWRIPSCLRGVSIVNGLGPVYEPWAAREMKWPARLGFGLAKRASWLLPFIYGGIIARALCWFPRLTQSLLTISAPEADSQALKRHDMKRFHLVSIQEAFRNGPKGALLDFKLYAHPWGFLLKEINLNIQLWQGEADATVPLSHARYLAKILPTVQAHYLPNEGHFSLLINHINDILEDLRETQKKPILR; this is encoded by the coding sequence ATGACTCATCTCAGCAATCAACACGTGATACTCAAGGACGGCCGCCGTCTCGGCTATGCCGAATACGGTGATCTTCAAGGCGAGCCTCTCTTTTATTGCCATGGTTTTCCGGCCTCCCGGCTGGAAGCCAAAATCATTGATGCGCCGGCAAGAAAAAATCGCTGGCGTATTATTGCTATCGATCGCCCAGGCTATGGATTATCGGATTTCAAGCCCAAACGGCGCATTCTTGATTGGCCTGATGATGTGGCTGAACTCGCTTATATCCTAGGTATTTCTTCTTTTTCCCTTTTGGGAATGTCAGGAGGTGGCCCCTATGCTCTTGCCTGCGCCTGGAGAATCCCTTCTTGCCTTCGGGGAGTTAGCATCGTTAATGGCCTCGGGCCAGTATATGAACCTTGGGCAGCCCGTGAGATGAAATGGCCCGCTCGCTTGGGATTCGGCTTAGCTAAACGTGCATCCTGGCTCTTACCCTTTATCTATGGAGGAATCATTGCCCGAGCGTTGTGCTGGTTCCCCCGGCTAACCCAATCTTTATTAACCATTTCCGCCCCAGAGGCAGACAGCCAAGCGCTAAAACGCCACGATATGAAAAGATTTCACTTGGTGTCCATACAAGAAGCCTTTCGCAATGGTCCCAAAGGCGCGCTTTTAGATTTTAAGCTCTATGCTCACCCTTGGGGATTCCTGCTAAAAGAAATTAATTTAAACATTCAGCTATGGCAGGGGGAAGCCGATGCAACGGTACCCCTCTCCCATGCCCGGTACCTGGCAAAAATACTACCCACCGTCCAGGCCCATTATCTCCCTAATGAAGGTCATTTTTCTCTGCTCATCAACCACATAAACGATATTTTGGAGGATTTGAGAGAAACCCAGAAAAAGCCTATTCTCCGATAA